From one Triticum urartu cultivar G1812 chromosome 3, Tu2.1, whole genome shotgun sequence genomic stretch:
- the LOC125544798 gene encoding phosphatidate cytidylyltransferase 1-like isoform X2, whose product MLIRTYSTLWMIGGFVFVVYMGHLYIWAMVVVIQIFMATELFNLLRRSSEEKQLPGFRLLNWHFFFTAMLFTYGRFLSRELVNTVTSDHLLYKLVSGLIKYQMFICYFLYIAGFVWFILTLKKKTYNYQFKQYAWTHMILLTVFAQSSFTVANIFEGMFWFLLPASLIVINDIAAYLFGFFLGRTPLIKLSPKKTWEGFIGASVTTIISAFLLANVMGHFQWLTCPRKDLSTGWLTCDPGSMFKPEHYFLGDWVPQWFPWKEVFLLPVQWHALALGLFASIIAPFGGFFASGFKRAFKIKDFGDSIPGHGGITDRMDCQMVMAVFAYIYHQSFISPHNFSVDTILDQIVRNLTYEEQKSLYQQLGEIFRERQFMQS is encoded by the exons ATGCTTATCCGTACATATTCAACTTTGTGGATGATTGGAGGCTTTGTGTTCGTAGTTTATATGGGTCATCTTTATATCTGGGCCATGGTGGTTGTGATTCAAATATTTATGGCAACAGAGCTTTTTAACCTACTCAGAAGATCCAGCGAAGAGAAACAACTGCCAGGGTTCAGGCTCCTGAATTG GCACTTCTTCTTCACCGCAATGTTGTTTACTTATGGGCGTTTTCTTAGCCGGGAGCTTGTTAACACAGTAACTTCAGATCACTTGCTGTATAAGCTCGTCAGCGGCCTAATAAAGTATCAGATGTTTATTTGCTATTTTCTTTATATTGCAG GATTTGTATGGTTTATTTTGACTCTGAAGAAGAAGACATACAATTATCAGTTCAAACAGTATGCCTGGACGCACATGATCCTTTTAACGGTTTTTGCCCAATCTTCTTTCACCGTGGCAAATATATTTGAAGGGATGTTCTG GTTTCTTCTCCCTGCTTCGCTCATTGTGATCAATGACATTGCTGCGTATTTATTTGGGTTTTTTCTCGGGAGAACACCATTGATCAAGTTATCACCAAAGAAAACATGGGAAGGTTTTATTGGTGCATCGGTGACAACCATCATCTCTGCTTTTCTG TTGGCAAACGTAATGGGTCATTTTCAGTGGTTAACCTGCCCAAGAAAG GACCTGTCGACAGGATGGCTTACCTGTGATCCCGGTTCTATGTTTAAGCCAGAGCATTACTTTTTGGGGGATTGGGTGCCACAATGG TTTCCATGGAAAGAAGTTTTCCTTTTACCCGTGCAGTGGCATGCTTTAGCCCTTGGTTTGTTTGCATCGATAATAGCACCATTTGGAGGATTTTTCGCAAGTGGCTTCAAGAGGGCTTTTAAAATAAAG GATTTTGGCGACAGTATACCTGGACATGGTGGAATTACTGACCGAATGGATTGTCAA ATGGTCATGGCAGTCTTTGCATACATATATCACCAATCCTTTATCTCGCCCCACAATTTCTCTGTTGACACAATCTTGGATCAG ATTGTAAGAAACCTAACCTATGAGGAGCAGAAATCCTTATACCAGCAACTAGGAGAGATCTTCCGTGAAAGGCAGTTTATGCAAAGCTGA
- the LOC125544798 gene encoding phosphatidate cytidylyltransferase 1-like isoform X1, whose translation MQKDTGSGDVSPSHAGRVRHRRRPNETATDGNRANGTVLLVSDQNKYKSMLIRTYSTLWMIGGFVFVVYMGHLYIWAMVVVIQIFMATELFNLLRRSSEEKQLPGFRLLNWHFFFTAMLFTYGRFLSRELVNTVTSDHLLYKLVSGLIKYQMFICYFLYIAGFVWFILTLKKKTYNYQFKQYAWTHMILLTVFAQSSFTVANIFEGMFWFLLPASLIVINDIAAYLFGFFLGRTPLIKLSPKKTWEGFIGASVTTIISAFLLANVMGHFQWLTCPRKDLSTGWLTCDPGSMFKPEHYFLGDWVPQWFPWKEVFLLPVQWHALALGLFASIIAPFGGFFASGFKRAFKIKDFGDSIPGHGGITDRMDCQMVMAVFAYIYHQSFISPHNFSVDTILDQIVRNLTYEEQKSLYQQLGEIFRERQFMQS comes from the exons ATGCAAAAGGATACAGGCTCTGGTGATGTTTCTCCTTCTCATGCAGGACGTGTGAGACATCGGAGGCGCCCTAATGAG ACTGCCACCGATGGGAATAGAGCCAATGGGACGGTTTTGCTTGTGAGCGACCAGAACAAGTACAAGTCAATGCTTATCCGTACATATTCAACTTTGTGGATGATTGGAGGCTTTGTGTTCGTAGTTTATATGGGTCATCTTTATATCTGGGCCATGGTGGTTGTGATTCAAATATTTATGGCAACAGAGCTTTTTAACCTACTCAGAAGATCCAGCGAAGAGAAACAACTGCCAGGGTTCAGGCTCCTGAATTG GCACTTCTTCTTCACCGCAATGTTGTTTACTTATGGGCGTTTTCTTAGCCGGGAGCTTGTTAACACAGTAACTTCAGATCACTTGCTGTATAAGCTCGTCAGCGGCCTAATAAAGTATCAGATGTTTATTTGCTATTTTCTTTATATTGCAG GATTTGTATGGTTTATTTTGACTCTGAAGAAGAAGACATACAATTATCAGTTCAAACAGTATGCCTGGACGCACATGATCCTTTTAACGGTTTTTGCCCAATCTTCTTTCACCGTGGCAAATATATTTGAAGGGATGTTCTG GTTTCTTCTCCCTGCTTCGCTCATTGTGATCAATGACATTGCTGCGTATTTATTTGGGTTTTTTCTCGGGAGAACACCATTGATCAAGTTATCACCAAAGAAAACATGGGAAGGTTTTATTGGTGCATCGGTGACAACCATCATCTCTGCTTTTCTG TTGGCAAACGTAATGGGTCATTTTCAGTGGTTAACCTGCCCAAGAAAG GACCTGTCGACAGGATGGCTTACCTGTGATCCCGGTTCTATGTTTAAGCCAGAGCATTACTTTTTGGGGGATTGGGTGCCACAATGG TTTCCATGGAAAGAAGTTTTCCTTTTACCCGTGCAGTGGCATGCTTTAGCCCTTGGTTTGTTTGCATCGATAATAGCACCATTTGGAGGATTTTTCGCAAGTGGCTTCAAGAGGGCTTTTAAAATAAAG GATTTTGGCGACAGTATACCTGGACATGGTGGAATTACTGACCGAATGGATTGTCAA ATGGTCATGGCAGTCTTTGCATACATATATCACCAATCCTTTATCTCGCCCCACAATTTCTCTGTTGACACAATCTTGGATCAG ATTGTAAGAAACCTAACCTATGAGGAGCAGAAATCCTTATACCAGCAACTAGGAGAGATCTTCCGTGAAAGGCAGTTTATGCAAAGCTGA